One Diorhabda sublineata isolate icDioSubl1.1 unplaced genomic scaffold, icDioSubl1.1 Dsub_32, whole genome shotgun sequence genomic region harbors:
- the LOC130452235 gene encoding uncharacterized protein LOC130452235, translating to MAELGKLIKKRGVIKAQLTIFTKAVNEFATISNLSQTEVTKLKDRLRDAENYLDEFKSYQLEIELQDDINLDEQLIERERFENSYYDAIAVAKNILQSYNNHDNDTNLSVISDKACCKNEGIKLPDISLPKFSGNFEDWLEFRDTYKSLIHDRKNMPLLIDTVLGWVVSGQISTNNVEKASCNLSINQELLNSIAKFWEIEEISSTRQLSPDEQFCEDNFIKTTTRDANGRFTVTIPLKQQPSSLGESKAQAEKRFYALERKFRRDPMLHSRYIQFMNEYKELGHMTICNGNDSSFEYFMPHHGVLREESLTTKLRVVFDASAPSSNGLSFNNIQVIGPVLQDDLLSIVLRFRKYNYVVSADIVKMYRQISITPEQRHLQKIVWRENPSDNLEVYQLNTVTYGQASASYLAIRCLAKLAEDIQEMNPEIAEIIKHDFYVDDLLTGAPTLEHAQYICKAISDTLKSGCFALRKWCSNDTNALKNISSNDLKSDILEFAHDGKTKTLGLIWVCNNDKLQYKIHTNPIGTKVTKRTILSTISKIFDILGLLSPCTIIAKMIMQKLWENKLAWDDAIPKAISENWVRLEKELLILNDLELNRQAICKNAVELQLHGFADASEKAYGACVYLRSIDSDQKVHVSLLCAKAKVAPIKTIPIPRLELCAALLLARLTDKAKTALKIQFKSFTLWSDSTIALAWVRTSPNLLKTFTAHRVAEIQSLTKHADWRHIPTHDNPADIASRGIYPSQILNSDLWWRGPTWLAKDPSFWPNDKLEVLHDLPELKSSLLTNVAPPTLSFPFERFSNFSRMQRTMAYILRFKDNCLQRNRRRGGSLTVQELSDSLKCLIRICQSQSYSTEIETLKNNKPLSSHSNLLSLSPFLEPDGLLRVGGRLKHSNYSFDKRHPILINSKHHFSKLLFLQEHERLLHGGPQLLLSTIRENYWVISGRNLARKTVKNCVKCFKFNAKTIQPIMANLPRDRTNPSSAFSIVGVDYAGPFMINDKKGRGCRLSKCYIGVFICLSTKAVHLELISSLSSESFIQALYRFVSRRGKPSKILSDNGTSFVGAQRELKDFLKHGSNTIIEKCSSQNIEWSFIPPYSPHFGGLWEAAVKSVKHHLRRVLTQVHLSFEEFATVLAQIEAILNSRPLCPLSSDPNDFGPLTPAHFLIGRPIIAAPDQDVTDIKMNRLSRFQLVQQLAQHFWNRWKSEYIAELQRRTKWKSNQGHLVEDSLVLVKGENTMPTQWLLGRISKLHRGPDGIARVASIRTPSGEIIKRSFQKICPLPVDL from the exons ATGGCAGAACTTGGCaaactaataaagaaaagagGTGTAATTAAAGCTCAGTTAACTATTTTCACAAAAGCGGTAAATGAATTTGCAACTATATCTAATTTAAGCCAAACagaagttacaaaattaaaagataggttACGTGATGCCGAAAATTATCTTGACGAATTCAAATCATATCAATTAGAAATAGAGTTACAGGATGATATAAATTTAGATGAGCAATTAATCGAACGAGagagatttgaaaattcatattatgatGCAATCGCTGTtgctaaaaacattttacaaagcTACAATAATCACGATAATGATACAAATCTTAGCGTGATTTCAGACAAAGCTTGTTGTAAAAACGAGGGTATAAAGCTTCCGGATATATCACTTCCTAAATTCAGTGGAAACTTTGAAGATTGGTTAGAATTCAGGGACACATATAAAAGCCTTATTCATgata gaaaaaatatgccGCTATTAATTGATACAGTGCTAGGTTGGGTTGTATCTGGGCAAATAAGTACTAACAACGTTGAAAAGGCTTCTTGTAATTTAAGTATAAACCaggaattattaaattcaatagcCAAATTTTGGGAAATCGAGGAAATATCTAGCACGCGACAACTTTCTCCAGATGAACAATTTTGCGAGGACAATTTCATCAAAACTACTACCAGAGACGCGAACGGACGTTTTACAGTCACTATACCTTTGAAGCAACAACCTTCTAGTTTAGGTGAGTCGAAAGCTCAAGCCGAAAAACGTTTCTATGCATTAGAACGAAAATTCAGGAGAGATCCAATGCTGCACAGcagatatatacaatttatgaaCGAGTATAAAGAGCTAGGCCATATGACAATTTGTAACGGCAATGATTCAAGCTTCGAATATTTCATGCCGCATCACGGAGTTTTGAGAGAAGAGAGTTTGACCACAAAACTACGGGTAGTTTTCGATGCATCAGCGCCCTCTAGCAACGGTCTATCCTTCAACAATATTCAAGTCATTGGACCCGTTTTACAAGACGATTTACTATCAATAGTCTTAAGGTTTAGGAAATATAACTATGTAGTTTCGGCAGACATAGTTAAAATGTACCGGCAAATTTCAATAACGCCCGAGCAAAggcatttgcaaaaaattgtatggCGCGAAAATCCGAGTGATAACCTGGAAGTCTACCAGCTAAATACCGTTACATACGGGCAAGCCTCTGCCAGTTATCTTGCAATACGCTGTTTAGCTAAACTCGCTGAGGATATTCAAGAAATGAACCCGGAAATAGCCGAAATCATTAAGCACGACTTTTATGTAGATGACCTGTTAACAGGTGCACCTACACTTGAGCATGCGCAATACATATGTAAAGCGATAAGTGACACTCTTAAATCGGGATGTTTCGCACTCCGAAAATGGTGCTCTAACGACACCAACGCGctcaaaaatataagttcaaatgatttaaaatccGATATACTAGAATTTGCGCATGAtggcaaaacaaaaacattaggCTTGATATGGGTTTGCAATAACGACAagcttcaatataaaattcataccAATCCTATAGGTACAAAGGTCACAAAACGCACAATTTTATctactatatcaaaaatattcgacATCCTTGGTTTACTAAGCCCATGTACTATTATCGCAAAAATGATAATgcaaaaattatgggaaaataaATTAGCTTGGGATGACGCTATTCCAAAAGCTATATCTGAAAATTGGGTAAGGTTGGAGAAGGAGCTTCTTATTTTGAACGATCTTGAGTTAAACAGACAAGCTATTTGCAAGAATGCTGTTGAATTACAACTGCATGGTTTCGCTGACGCTTCGGAAAAGGCTTACGGAGCCTGTGTTTATTTGAGAAGTATTGATTCCGATCAAAAGGTTCATGTATCCCTGTTATGCGCCAAAGCAAAGGTGGCacctataaaaacaataccaaTCCCGCGGTTGGAATTATGCGCAGCATTGCTTCTAGCCCGCCTAACAGATAAAGCTAAAACtgctttgaaaattcaattcaaatctttcACACTTTGGTCGGACTCAACTATAGCTCTAGCTTGGGTACGCACAAGCCCGAATCTGCTAAAAACATTCACGGCCCATAGAGTGGCAGAAATTCAGTCTCTCACTAAACACGCCGATTGGAGGCACATCCCCACCCACGATAATCCAGCAGATATTGCTTCAAGGGGAATATATCCTAGTCAAATTTTAAACTCTGATTTGTGGTGGCGCGGCCCTACTTGGCTAGCTAAGGACCCAAGTTTTTGGCCCAATGACAAGCTGGAGGTGCTTCATGATTTACCTGAACTTAAATCCAGTCTTCTGACCAATGTTGCGCCCCCTACTCTGAGTTTtccctttgaacgtttttcaaatttctcaagaaTGCAACGAACAATGGCATACATTTTACGATTTAAGGATAATTGTCTTCAGAGAAATCGCAGAAGAGGCGGTTCTCTTACAGTACAGGAGTTAAGTGATTCTCTAAAATGTCTCATTCGAATTTGTCAATCTCAATCGTATTCTACcgaaattgaaacattgaaaaataacaagcCTTTGAGCTCCCATAGTAATCTATTAAGTCTTAGTCCCTTTCTAGAACCCGATGGTTTGCTACGCGTAGGAGGGCgactaaaacattcaaattactCCTTTGACAAAAGGCATCCAATTTTGATCAATTCAAAGCATCATTTTTCAAAGCTACTATTTTTACAAGAACATGAACGCCTATTGCATGGCGGCCCTCAGCTGCTCTTAAGCACTATAAGAGAAAATTACTGGGTTATATCCGGTAGAAATCTTGCACGAAAGACTGTTAAGAATTGTGTGAAATGCTTCAAATTCAATGCTAAAACCATACAGCCAATTATGGCCAACTTACCGCGCGATAGAACTAATCCTTCTAGTGCATTTTCAATAGTGGGAGTTGATTACGCGGGGCCATTTATGATTAACGATAAGAAAGGTAGAGGTTGTCGTTTAAGTAAATGTTATATTGgcgtatttatttgtttatcaactAAAGCAGTCCATTTGGAATTGATTTCTAGCCTTTCTtcagaatcatttattcaagCGCTATATCGTTTTGTCTCTAGACGAGGCAAaccatcaaaaatattgtcCGACAATGGAACAAGCTTCGTCGGGGCACAGCGAGAGCTAAAGGATTTTCTAAAACATGGCAGCAACACTATAATCGAGAAATGTAGCTCTCAGAATATAGAGTGGAGTTTTATACCACCCTACTCTCCTCATTTCGGAGGTTTGTGGGAAGCAGCTGTCAAAAGCGTAAAGCATCATTTAAGGCGCGTTTTGACCCAAGTTCATTTATCATTTGAAGAATTTGCCACAGTTCTCGCACAAATCGAGGCGATTTTGAATTCGCGTCCTTTATGCCCACTGAGCTCTGATCCCAACGATTTTGGACCTCTTACCCCAGCTCACTTCTTGATTGGAAGACCAATAATTGCAGCACCTGATCAAGATGTCACCGACATAAAAATGAATCGACTTTCCAGATTTCAGCTCGTACAACAATTAGCACAGCACTTCTGGAACAGATGGAAATCTGAGTACATTGCGGAGCTCCAAAGACGCACCAAATGGAAGTCCAACCAAGGCCATCTAGTAGAAGATTCTCTCGTTTTAGTGAAAGGCGAGAACACTATGCCCACTCAGTGGTTATTAGGTAGAATCAGCAAGCTCCATAGAGGCCCTGACGGTATCGCTAGGGTCGCTTCTATAAGAACTCCCTCTGGAGAAATCATCAAAAGAAGCTTTCAAAAAATCTGCCCCCTTCCAGTTGACCTTTGA
- the LOC130452236 gene encoding uncharacterized protein LOC130452236 → MPLLIDTVLGWVVSGQISTNNVEKASCNLSINQELLNSIAKFWEIEEISSTRQLSPDEQFREDNFIKTTTRDANGRFTVTIPLKQQPSSLGESKAQAEKRFYALERKFRRDPMLHSRYIQFMNEYKELGHMTICNGNDSSFEYFMPHHGVLREESLTTKLRVVFDASAPSSNGLSFNNIQVIGPVLQDDLLSIVLRFRKYNYVVSADIVKMYRQISITPEQRHLQKIVWRENPSDNLEVYQLNTVTYGQASASYLAIRCLAKLAEDIQEMNPEIAEIIKHDFYVDDLLTGAPTLEHAQYICKAISDTLKSGCFALRKWCSNDTNALKNISSNDLKSDILEFAHDGKTKTLGLIWVCNNDKLQYKIHTNPIGTKVTKRTILSTISKIFDILGLLSPCTIIAKMIMQKLWENKLAWDDAIPKAISENWVRLEKELLILNDLELNRQAICKNAVELQLHGFADASEKAYGACVYLRSIDSDQKVHVSLLCAKAKVAPIKTIPIPRLELCAALLLARLTDKAKTALKIQFKSFTLWSDSTITLAWVRTSPNLLKTFTAHRVAEIQSLTKHADWRHIPTHDNPADIASRGIYPSQILNSDLWWRGPTWLAKDPSFWPNDKLEVLHDLPELKSSLLTNVAPPTLSFPFERFSNFSRMQRTMAYILRFKDNCLQRNRRRGGSLTVQELSDSLKCLIRICQSQSYSTEIETLKNNKPLSSHSNLLSLSPFLEPDGLLRVGGRLKHSNYSFGKRHPILINSKHHFSKLLFLQEHERLLHGGPQLLLSTIRENYWVISGRNLARKTVKNCVKCFKFNAKTIQPIMANLPRDRTNPSSAFSIVGVDYAGPFMINDKKGRGCRLSKCYIGVFICLSTKAVHLELISSLSSESFIQALYRFVSRRGKPSKILSDNGTSFVGAQRELKDFLKHGSNTIIEKCSSQNIEWSFIPPYSPHFGGLWEAAVKSVKHHLRRVLTQVHLSFEEFATVLAQIEAILNSRPLCPLSSDPNDFGPLTPAHFLIGRPIIAAPDQDVTDIKMNRLSRFQLVQQLAQHFWNRWKSEYIAELQRRTKWKSNQGHLVEDSLVLVKGENTMPTQWLLGRISKLHRGPDGIARVASIRTPSGEIIKRSFQKICPLPVDL, encoded by the coding sequence atgccGCTATTAATTGATACAGTGCTAGGTTGGGTTGTATCTGGGCAAATAAGTACTAACAACGTTGAAAAGGCTTCTTGTAATTTAAGTATAAACCaggaattattaaattcaatagcCAAATTTTGGGAAATCGAGGAAATATCTAGCACGCGACAACTTTCTCCAGATGAACAATTTCGCGAGGACAATTTCATCAAAACTACTACCAGAGACGCGAACGGACGTTTTACAGTCACTATACCTTTGAAGCAACAACCTTCTAGTTTAGGTGAGTCGAAAGCTCAAGCCGAAAAACGTTTCTATGCATTAGAACGAAAATTCAGGAGAGATCCAATGCTGCACAGcagatatatacaatttatgaaCGAGTATAAAGAGCTAGGCCATATGACAATTTGTAACGGCAATGATTCAAGCTTCGAATATTTCATGCCGCATCACGGAGTTTTGAGAGAAGAGAGTTTGACCACAAAACTACGGGTAGTTTTCGATGCATCAGCGCCCTCTAGCAACGGTCTATCCTTCAACAATATTCAAGTCATTGGACCCGTTTTACAAGACGATTTACTATCAATAGTCTTAAGGTTTAGGAAATATAACTATGTAGTTTCGGCAGACATAGTTAAAATGTACCGGCAAATTTCAATAACGCCCGAGCAAAggcatttgcaaaaaattgtatggCGCGAAAATCCGAGTGATAACCTGGAAGTCTACCAGCTAAATACCGTTACATACGGGCAAGCCTCTGCCAGTTATCTTGCAATACGCTGTTTAGCTAAACTCGCTGAGGATATTCAAGAAATGAACCCGGAAATAGCCGAAATCATTAAGCACGACTTTTATGTAGATGACCTGTTAACAGGTGCACCTACACTTGAGCATGCGCAATACATATGTAAAGCGATAAGTGACACTCTTAAATCGGGATGTTTCGCACTCCGAAAATGGTGCTCTAACGACACCAACGCGctcaaaaatataagttcaaatgatttaaaatccGATATACTAGAATTTGCGCATGAtggcaaaacaaaaacattaggCTTGATATGGGTTTGCAATAACGACAagcttcaatataaaattcataccAATCCTATAGGTACAAAGGTCACAAAACGCACAATTTTATctactatatcaaaaatattcgacATCCTTGGTTTACTAAGCCCATGTACTATTATCGCAAAAATGATAATgcaaaaattatgggaaaataaATTAGCTTGGGATGACGCTATTCCAAAAGCTATATCTGAAAATTGGGTAAGGTTGGAGAAGGAGCTTCTTATTTTGAACGATCTTGAGTTAAACAGACAAGCCATTTGCAAGAATGCTGTTGAATTACAACTGCATGGTTTCGCTGACGCTTCGGAAAAGGCTTACGGAGCCTGTGTTTATTTGAGAAGTATTGATTCCGATCAAAAGGTTCATGTATCCCTGTTATGCGCCAAAGCAAAGGTGGCacctataaaaacaataccaaTCCCGCGGTTGGAATTATGCGCAGCATTGCTTCTAGCCCGCCTAACAGATAAAGCTAAAACtgctttgaaaattcaattcaaatctttcACACTTTGGTCGGACTCAACTATAACTCTAGCTTGGGTGCGCACAAGCCCGAATCTGCTAAAAACATTCACGGCCCATAGAGTGGCAGAAATTCAGTCTCTCACTAAACACGCCGATTGGAGGCACATCCCCACCCACGATAATCCAGCAGATATTGCTTCAAGGGGAATATATCCTAGTCAAATTTTAAACTCTGATTTGTGGTGGCGCGGCCCTACTTGGCTAGCTAAGGACCCAAGTTTTTGGCCCAATGACAAGCTGGAGGTGCTTCATGATTTACCTGAACTTAAATCCAGTCTTCTGACCAATGTTGCGCCCCCTACTCTGAGTTTtccctttgaacgtttttcaaatttctcaagaaTGCAACGAACAATGGCATACATTTTACGATTTAAGGATAATTGTCTTCAGAGAAATCGCAGAAGAGGCGGTTCTCTTACAGTACAGGAGTTAAGTGATTCTCTAAAATGTCTCATTCGAATTTGTCAATCTCAATCGTATTCTACcgaaattgaaacattgaaaaataacaagcCTTTGAGCTCCCATAGTAATCTATTAAGTCTTAGTCCCTTTCTAGAACCCGATGGTTTGCTACGCGTAGGAGGGCgactaaaacattcaaattactCCTTTGGCAAAAGGCATCCAATTTTGATCAATTCAAAGCATCATTTTTCAAAGCTACTATTTTTACAAGAACATGAACGCCTATTGCATGGCGGCCCTCAGCTGCTCTTAAGCACTATAAGAGAAAATTACTGGGTTATATCCGGTAGAAATCTTGCACGAAAGACTGTTAAGAATTGTGTGAAATGCTTCAAATTCAATGCTAAAACCATACAGCCAATTATGGCCAACTTACCGCGCGATAGAACTAATCCTTCTAGTGCATTTTCAATAGTGGGAGTTGATTACGCGGGGCCATTTATGATTAACGATAAGAAAGGTAGAGGTTGTCGTTTAAGTAAATGTTATATTGgcgtatttatttgtttatcaactAAAGCAGTCCATTTGGAATTGATTTCTAGCCTTTCTTCAGAATCATTTATTCAGGCGCTATATCGTTTTGTCTCTAGACGAGGCAAaccatcaaaaatattgtcCGACAATGGAACAAGCTTCGTCGGGGCACAGCGAGAGCTAAAGGATTTTCTAAAACATGGCAGCAACACTATAATCGAGAAATGTAGCTCTCAGAATATAGAGTGGAGTTTTATACCACCCTACTCTCCTCATTTCGGAGGTTTGTGGGAAGCAGCTGTCAAAAGCGTAAAGCATCATTTAAGGCGCGTTTTGACCCAAGTTCATTTATCATTTGAAGAATTTGCCACAGTTCTCGCACAAATCGAGGCGATTTTGAATTCGCGTCCTTTATGCCCACTGAGCTCTGATCCCAACGATTTTGGACCTCTTACCCCAGCTCACTTCTTGATTGGAAGACCAATAATTGCAGCACCTGATCAAGATGTCACCGACATAAAAATGAATCGACTTTCCAGATTTCAGCTCGTACAACAATTAGCACAGCACTTCTGGAACAGATGGAAATCTGAGTACATTGCGGAGCTCCAAAGACGCACCAAATGGAAGTCCAACCAAGGCCATCTAGTAGAAGATTCTCTCGTTTTAGTGAAAGGCGAGAACACTATGCCCACTCAGTGGTTATTAGGTAGAATCAGCAAGCTCCATAGAGGCCCTGACGGTATCGCTAGGGTCGCTTCTATAAGAACTCCCTCTGGAGAAATCATCAAAAGAAGCTTTCAAAAAATCTGCCCCCTTCCAGTTGACCTTTGA